A single region of the Kwoniella botswanensis chromosome 1, complete sequence genome encodes:
- a CDS encoding citrate synthase, mitochondrial — protein MSFIASRNALRAQLKPSFARTFASTPSAFAPSLKERLTELIPKEIENVKAVRAAHGNKSFGEVTVDQAYGGMRGIKGLIWEGSVLDAEEGIRFRGLTIPEVQQKLPTAPGGTEPLPEGLFWLLVTGEVPTEEQVKGLSQEWAARAELPKFVEELIDRCPNTLHPMTQFSIAVNALNHDSAFAKAYSNGVHKREYWKTTFDDSMDLIAKLPNIAGRIFRNVYGDGKLPAIDQNLDYSANLSNLLGFGENKDFVDLMRLYITIHSDHEGGNVSAHTGHLVGSALSDPFLSFAASLNGLAGPLHGLANQEVLRWVQKMQAAIGKEPTDEQVAEYVWSTLKSGQVVPGYGHAVLRKTDPRYTAQREFALKHLPNDPGFKLVGQIYKIVPNILLEAGKAKNPWPNVDAHSGVLLTYYGLHQQDFYTVLFGVSRAFGVVSQLIWDRALGMPLERPKSYSTEAIKKMFEGK, from the exons atGAGCTTCATCGCTTCCAGAAACGCTCTCAGAGCTCAG ctcaaaccatctttcgCTAGAACTTTCGCTTCTACCCCCTCAGCTTTCGCTCCCAGTCTCAAAGAGCGATTGACCGAATTGATCCCAAAGGAAATCGAGAATGTTAAAGCTGTCAGAGCCGCTCACGGTAACAAGAGTTTCGGTGAGGTTACCGTCGACCAAGCTTACGGTGGTATGAGAGGTATCAAG GGTTTGATCTGGGAAGGATCCGTActtgatgctgaagaaggtatccGATTCAGAGGACTTACCATCCCTGAAGTTCAACAAAAGCTTCCTACCGCTCCAGGTGGTACTGAACCCCTTCCTGAAGGTCTCTTTTGGCTTTTGGTCACCGGTGAAGTCCCAACTGAAGAACAAGTCAAGGGACTCTCTCAAGAATGGGCTGCCAGAGCTGAACTTCCTAAATTCGTTGAGGAGCTCATCGACCGATGCCCTAACACCCTTCACCCAATGACCCAATTCTCCATCGCCGTCAACGCT CTTAACCACGACTCCGCTTTCGCCAAAGCTTACTCTAACGGTGTCCACAAGAGAGAATACTGGAAGACCACTTTCGATGACTCTATGGACCTCATTGCCAAACTCCCCAACATCGCCGGTCGAATCTTCAGAAACGTCTACGGTGATGGTAAACTCCCAGCCATCGACCAAAACCTCGATTACTCTGCCAACTTGTCCAACTTGCTTGGTTTCGGTGAGAACAAGGATTTCGTCGATCTCATGAGATTGTACATCACCATCCACTCTGATCACGAAGGTGGTAACGTTTCT GCCCACACTGGTCACTTGGTCGGTTCAGCCCTCTCTGATCCTTTCCTCTCATTCGCTGCTTCCCTTAACGGTCTTGCCGGTCCTCTCCACGG TCTCGCCAACCAAGAAGTACTCCGATGGGTCCAAAAGATGCAAGCTGCCATCGGTAAAGAGCCAACCGACGAACAGGTCGCTGAATACGTTTGGTCAACTCTTAAATCTGGACAAGTCGTTCCAGGTTACGGTCACGCCGTTTTGAGAAAGACC GACCCTCGATACACTGCTCAAAGAGAATTCGCTCTTAAACACCTCCCCAACGACCCAGGATTCAAACTTGTTGGTCAAATCTACAAAATTGTTCCTAACATCTTACTCGAAGCTGGTAAAGCCAAGAACCCATGGCCTAATGTCGATGCTCACTCTGGTGTACTCTTGACTTACTACGGTCTTCACCAACAAGATTTCTACACTGTCTTGTTCGGTGTCTCAAGAGCTTTCGGTGTCGTTTCTCAATTGATCTGGGACAGAGCTCTTGGT ATGCCCCTCGAAAGACCCAAGTCATACTCCACTGAAGCTATCAAGAAGATGTTCGAAGGTAAATAA